A single window of Candidatus Binatus sp. DNA harbors:
- a CDS encoding CYTH domain-containing protein, with translation MAKEIERKFLTHQRKWSDLGAGLVIRQGYLSASAQCSVRVRTHGDRGYLTIKGATSGITRDEYEYEIALGDANEILGTLCAHPPIEKTRYRIVFKGHTWEVDEFAGANRGLTVAEVELKDAGEQVELPDWIDREVSGDPRYFNSNLSIKPFSSWK, from the coding sequence ATGGCGAAGGAAATCGAACGGAAATTCCTGACTCATCAGCGCAAATGGAGCGATCTCGGGGCCGGCCTCGTCATTCGCCAGGGATACCTGTCCGCGTCGGCACAATGCTCGGTGCGCGTGCGCACGCACGGGGACCGCGGCTATTTGACGATCAAGGGAGCCACCTCGGGCATTACCCGCGACGAATACGAGTACGAGATTGCGCTTGGCGATGCGAACGAGATTCTGGGCACCTTGTGCGCGCATCCGCCAATCGAAAAGACGCGCTACCGAATCGTGTTCAAGGGCCATACCTGGGAGGTCGACGAATTCGCCGGCGCCAATCGCGGCCTGACGGTCGCCGAAGTCGAACTCAAGGATGCCGGGGAGCAAGTTGAACTTCCCGACTGGATCGACCGCGAAGTCAGCGGCGATCCGCGCTATTTCAATTCAAACCTGTCGATCAAGCCATTTTCCAGCTGGAAATGA
- a CDS encoding hemerythrin domain-containing protein — protein sequence MTATEQLRHEHEAITLGLSILEKLCQQLANGEQINPEHFGQVLEFIQVFADQCHHGKEEQFLFPALEAAGIPKAGGPIGVMLSEHEHGRALIRQMAGAWQKHRAGDRAAAAVVIASARDYSAFLNAHIFKENNVLFPMADARLSADSQRRLLEEFERLEIERIGAGRHEQFHKTLDYLKQIYLG from the coding sequence ATGACCGCGACCGAGCAATTGCGCCACGAGCACGAAGCGATAACGCTGGGCCTCTCGATTCTCGAGAAATTATGCCAGCAACTTGCCAACGGCGAGCAGATCAATCCGGAGCATTTCGGCCAGGTGCTGGAGTTCATCCAGGTCTTCGCCGACCAATGCCACCATGGCAAGGAGGAGCAATTTCTCTTTCCCGCCCTCGAAGCGGCCGGCATCCCCAAGGCCGGCGGGCCGATCGGCGTGATGTTGAGCGAACATGAGCACGGCCGCGCCCTCATCCGGCAAATGGCTGGCGCGTGGCAAAAGCACCGCGCGGGCGATCGCGCGGCGGCGGCCGTGGTGATTGCGAGCGCGCGAGACTACAGCGCGTTTTTGAATGCGCACATCTTCAAGGAAAACAACGTCCTTTTTCCGATGGCCGACGCGCGGCTGTCGGCCGACAGCCAGCGGCGGCTGCTAGAGGAATTCGAGCGGCTGGAAATCGAGCGCATCGGCGCAGGCAGGCACGAGCAGTTCCACAAGACTTTGGATTATCTCAAGCAAATTTATCTTGGATAG
- a CDS encoding acyl-CoA dehydrogenase family protein: MALVLNDEQTMLRDNARGFLGKNAPIAHLRALRDKRDADGFSRALWKDFVEMGWAGILVPQEYGGLGLGHVEAGVVMEELGRTLTPSPFLSTAILAATAIARAGTDQQKKNYLAQIVAGDLIATLAVDETAKHHPEKTAMTATRAGNSFKLGGAKTFVIDGHVANLLIAVARTAGKPGDTNGLTLFLVDASAKGIRAERTPTVDTHNAARLTFEDVNVSADNVLGKIDAGWDVLEGVLNAGRAAVAAEMVGAGEEAFSRTVAYLRERKQFGRPIGEFQALQHRAAHLYCELEVTRSAVLKALQTLDDSFERAGAIVSVAKARAGLSATLAVNEAVQMHGGIGMTDEFDIGLFMKRVRVGQELFGDANFHADRLARLNRY; the protein is encoded by the coding sequence ATGGCGTTAGTTCTCAACGACGAACAAACGATGCTGCGCGACAATGCGCGCGGCTTCCTCGGCAAAAATGCGCCTATCGCCCATCTGCGCGCGCTGCGCGACAAACGCGACGCCGACGGATTCTCGCGCGCGCTTTGGAAGGACTTTGTCGAGATGGGGTGGGCGGGAATTCTCGTCCCTCAAGAGTACGGCGGCCTGGGACTTGGACACGTCGAGGCCGGCGTGGTGATGGAAGAGCTGGGTCGCACGCTCACGCCCTCGCCGTTTCTTTCGACCGCGATTCTGGCCGCAACCGCGATCGCTCGAGCCGGCACCGACCAGCAGAAAAAAAATTACCTGGCGCAAATCGTTGCCGGCGATCTGATCGCCACGCTGGCCGTCGATGAAACCGCAAAGCATCATCCGGAAAAAACCGCGATGACCGCCACTCGTGCCGGCAACAGCTTCAAGCTGGGCGGCGCCAAGACTTTCGTGATCGACGGGCACGTCGCGAATCTCCTGATCGCGGTCGCTCGCACCGCGGGCAAGCCGGGCGATACCAACGGACTCACCCTGTTCCTGGTTGACGCGAGCGCCAAGGGAATTCGCGCCGAGCGCACCCCGACCGTAGATACGCACAATGCTGCGCGGCTCACGTTCGAGGACGTAAATGTCAGCGCCGACAACGTGCTGGGCAAGATCGACGCGGGTTGGGATGTGCTCGAGGGAGTGCTGAACGCAGGCCGCGCCGCGGTGGCGGCGGAGATGGTCGGCGCAGGCGAGGAAGCGTTCAGCCGGACGGTCGCCTATCTGCGGGAACGCAAACAATTCGGCCGGCCGATCGGCGAATTTCAAGCGTTGCAGCATCGCGCCGCTCACCTCTACTGCGAACTTGAAGTCACCCGCTCGGCGGTGCTGAAGGCGCTGCAGACGCTCGACGATTCTTTTGAGCGCGCCGGTGCAATCGTGTCGGTGGCAAAGGCCCGCGCCGGGCTCAGCGCGACGCTCGCCGTGAATGAAGCCGTCCAGATGCATGGCGGTATCGGGATGACCGACGAATTCGACATCGGCTTGTTCATGAAGCGGGTCCGCGTAGGCCAGGAACTGTTCGGCGATGCGAACTTTCACGCCGATCGGCTGGCTCGGCTCAACCGCTACTGA
- a CDS encoding TraR/DksA family transcriptional regulator, translated as MEAAVNTGGRRIDALKRLLAKERAETLARVKELMREQARNGGQPPADEMDVARSLSEVDTHAALFDRARERLSAIDAAIARLGAGVYGTCARCGDDIPLARLQVIPFAQFCVDCQNEANTEARSGQGGLAKPFAVRWSSPEEMSSADDSEEHVEPARSGDDDVQIDSAFGPDEDELEATGVEKRRRGRPPKAKKAAVQKKMR; from the coding sequence ATGGAAGCCGCAGTTAACACCGGCGGACGGCGGATCGACGCGCTCAAGCGCCTGCTCGCCAAAGAGCGCGCCGAAACGCTGGCCCGGGTGAAGGAATTGATGCGTGAACAGGCCCGCAATGGCGGGCAGCCGCCAGCCGATGAGATGGACGTGGCGAGATCGCTGTCCGAAGTCGATACGCATGCGGCGCTGTTCGACCGCGCGCGGGAGCGCCTGAGCGCGATCGACGCGGCAATCGCCAGGCTTGGAGCGGGAGTCTATGGAACCTGCGCGCGATGCGGCGATGACATCCCGTTGGCGCGGCTCCAGGTGATCCCGTTCGCGCAATTTTGCGTCGATTGCCAGAACGAAGCGAACACCGAAGCTCGCAGCGGTCAAGGTGGATTGGCCAAGCCGTTCGCCGTCCGATGGTCCAGCCCCGAAGAAATGAGCAGCGCCGATGACTCTGAAGAGCACGTCGAACCGGCGCGCTCCGGCGACGACGACGTGCAAATTGACAGCGCGTTCGGCCCCGACGAGGACGAGCTCGAAGCGACGGGAGTCGAAAAGCGCCGCCGAGGGCGTCCGCCGAAGGCCAAGAAGGCGGCGGTTCAGAAGAAGATGCGCTAG
- a CDS encoding CBS domain-containing protein → MKVTDLMTRDVRACTIHDSLNAAARIMWDHDCGCAPVVDGHGRLAGIVTDRDICMAAYTQGLPLEAIPVEHVMSPRVISCARGDDLETAHRLMRIHEIHRLPVADSRGRLIGILSLSDLVNYSSGDSAAPSEAVEIAATISAIRRRRKPAALAASVSPNGDAAPARESTKPPKKALARRRKPAADPR, encoded by the coding sequence GTGAAAGTCACTGACTTGATGACCCGCGACGTACGCGCGTGCACGATTCATGACTCGTTGAATGCGGCGGCTCGAATAATGTGGGATCACGATTGCGGATGCGCGCCAGTCGTCGATGGGCACGGCAGGCTCGCGGGAATAGTCACCGATCGCGACATCTGCATGGCCGCATACACGCAAGGTCTGCCGCTCGAGGCGATCCCTGTCGAGCACGTGATGTCGCCGCGGGTGATTTCATGTGCGCGCGGCGACGATCTCGAGACCGCGCATCGCCTGATGCGTATCCATGAGATTCACCGTCTCCCCGTGGCCGATTCCCGCGGCCGGTTAATCGGAATCCTGTCATTGAGCGATCTGGTGAACTACAGCAGCGGAGATAGCGCGGCGCCGTCGGAGGCAGTCGAAATCGCGGCGACCATTTCTGCGATTCGCCGCCGGCGCAAGCCGGCCGCGTTGGCCGCTTCCGTTTCACCCAATGGAGATGCGGCGCCGGCGCGCGAATCGACCAAGCCGCCGAAAAAGGCGCTCGCGCGCAGAAGGAAGCCGGCCGCCGATCCCCGCTAG
- a CDS encoding acyl-CoA dehydrogenase family protein, whose protein sequence is MDNLETFRKDTRAWLEANCPPEMRRPVQGEEDACWGGRHPVFQSDAQRLWLERMAAKGWTVPEWPREYGGGGLSRDEAKILHQEMRALNCRTPLTSFGISMLGPALFKYGSEEQKREHLPKIVRGEIRWCQGYSEPGAGSDLASLQARAEDKGDQFLINGSKIWTTYANKADWIFCLVRTDPNAPKHEGISFLLFDMESPGISTKPIVLISGFSPFCETFFDDVLVPKANLVGKLNKGWDVAKYLLTHERDMIGGMGSTGDNRSLGQIAGETLGTDHGMLADTVLRGQIAAYEIDALSFRLTMERVGDMAKVGQAHPAVSSLLKYYGTELNKRRMELVMSAGGLDALEWEGERSHEGRTARAWLRSKGNSIEGGTSEIQLNIIAKRILGLPGA, encoded by the coding sequence ATGGATAATCTTGAAACTTTTCGCAAAGACACGCGCGCATGGCTGGAGGCGAATTGCCCGCCCGAGATGCGACGCCCGGTGCAGGGCGAAGAAGACGCTTGCTGGGGCGGCAGGCATCCGGTTTTCCAATCCGACGCGCAGCGCTTGTGGCTCGAGCGCATGGCGGCCAAGGGTTGGACGGTGCCGGAGTGGCCGCGCGAGTACGGCGGCGGCGGACTCTCGCGCGACGAGGCCAAAATTCTGCACCAGGAAATGCGCGCGCTTAACTGTCGCACGCCGCTGACCAGCTTCGGCATCTCGATGCTCGGGCCGGCGCTGTTCAAATATGGCTCCGAAGAGCAGAAGCGCGAGCATCTGCCCAAGATTGTCCGAGGCGAGATTCGATGGTGCCAGGGCTATTCCGAGCCCGGTGCAGGTTCCGACTTGGCGTCGCTGCAAGCCCGCGCGGAAGACAAGGGCGACCAGTTCCTCATCAACGGCTCGAAGATCTGGACTACCTACGCAAACAAGGCGGATTGGATTTTCTGCCTGGTGCGCACGGACCCCAACGCGCCCAAGCACGAAGGCATCAGCTTTTTGCTGTTCGACATGGAAAGCCCCGGGATATCGACCAAGCCGATCGTTCTGATCTCCGGCTTCTCACCGTTTTGCGAGACTTTTTTCGACGACGTGCTCGTGCCCAAGGCGAACCTCGTCGGCAAACTCAACAAGGGATGGGATGTCGCGAAGTACCTGCTGACTCATGAGCGCGACATGATCGGCGGCATGGGCAGCACCGGAGATAACCGCTCGCTCGGACAGATTGCGGGCGAGACGCTTGGCACCGACCACGGCATGCTCGCGGACACCGTGCTACGCGGGCAGATCGCGGCCTACGAGATCGACGCGCTCTCCTTCCGCCTCACGATGGAGCGCGTCGGCGACATGGCCAAGGTGGGCCAGGCTCATCCCGCGGTATCGTCGTTGCTGAAGTACTACGGCACCGAACTCAACAAGCGGCGGATGGAATTGGTGATGTCGGCGGGCGGCCTGGACGCGCTGGAATGGGAAGGCGAGCGCTCGCATGAAGGCCGCACCGCGCGCGCGTGGCTGCGTTCCAAGGGCAATTCGATCGAGGGCGGGACCAGCGAGATTCAGCTCAACATCATCGCCAAACGAATACTGGGCTTGCCGGGTGCCTAG
- a CDS encoding PAS domain-containing response regulator, which produces MDLLIVEDNPMDRMLIQAMLRRAFPSARILAADGPLQFNERLKCDGCDLVITDYWLGWIDGLSVLQRVRERWPRTRVIMLTGNGGEEVVASAFKYGLYRYLLKPDGFDELVAAAAAAMESKRREDFHELMAMIVNSLPEGIHSVDAAGIITATNAAARQIYGYEDTEIVGRTIEILLPAARRDEIRRLHERAFGGEVVPRFPTLQVRGDGAEIAVAMTILPLRDGDGTVSSVACITTPIANAIREEAGSSARQQDRQERPPRSHPPRLATST; this is translated from the coding sequence ATGGACTTGTTGATCGTAGAAGACAACCCGATGGATCGGATGCTGATCCAGGCCATGCTCCGGCGCGCGTTCCCGAGCGCGCGGATATTGGCCGCCGACGGTCCGCTGCAGTTCAATGAGCGCCTCAAGTGCGACGGCTGCGATCTCGTGATCACGGACTATTGGCTGGGTTGGATTGACGGGCTGTCGGTCCTCCAGCGGGTGCGTGAGCGATGGCCGCGGACCCGGGTAATCATGCTGACCGGCAACGGCGGCGAAGAGGTGGTGGCGAGCGCGTTCAAGTACGGTTTGTATCGCTATCTGCTCAAGCCCGACGGCTTTGATGAGCTCGTGGCCGCGGCCGCAGCGGCGATGGAGAGCAAGCGGCGCGAAGATTTTCACGAACTGATGGCGATGATCGTCAATTCACTTCCTGAGGGAATTCACAGCGTGGACGCCGCCGGGATAATCACGGCGACCAACGCGGCAGCGCGTCAGATATACGGATATGAAGACACCGAGATTGTCGGCCGCACCATCGAGATTCTGCTGCCGGCGGCGCGGCGCGACGAAATCCGGCGGCTTCATGAGCGGGCGTTCGGCGGGGAAGTCGTGCCGCGATTTCCAACCCTTCAGGTCCGCGGCGACGGCGCCGAAATCGCGGTCGCGATGACGATTCTCCCGCTGCGTGACGGCGACGGCACGGTATCCAGCGTGGCGTGTATCACCACTCCAATTGCCAACGCGATTCGCGAGGAAGCCGGCTCGAGCGCGCGGCAGCAGGACCGGCAGGAGAGACCGCCTCGGTCCCATCCGCCCCGGCTCGCAACCAGCACCTGA
- a CDS encoding cation:proton antiporter — translation MAEGQPRITTAGTRAVAAYGLMISGVVLLYLWIRSYGDTLGAPLASGSAVFGSAASRAKGGDLLHVLLALVVVIATARAMGSIFRSVGQPQVIGEILAGIVLGPSLLGRLAPGAEGYLFPATVGPFLNIIAQVGVILYMFLVGLELDPALLRKRGHTTVAISHASIVAPFLLGATIALYLYPKLSTRDVPFTCFSLFLGVSMSVTAFPVLARILTDRRIHKTRMGAIALTCAAVDDVTAWCMLAFVVSVARAQAAGAVTTIAMAIGFIALMIVVVRPTMVRLSLVYGNRGRLTQGVMAVIFIALLISASATELIGIHAVFGAFALGAVIPHDSGMARELTDRLEDIVIVLLLPAFFAYTGLRTQIGLVSGFEQWMMCALIVVVASAGKFGGSVAAARITGLNWRDSSALGVLMNTRGLMELIVLNIGLEMNVISPTLFAMLVIMALLTTFATTPILHLITRHQIPQLQPFPELGTFSPEPMVASQTPIRAPHPAPHPAPRPAQPPTRPILAATEHRAILVPVSNPEGVAVLVELALAATPDDAPPPRVLALVKTPPGGVRSGLREADQRVPPRSPALAAALDLALERGSIITPQAVWTTDPAADIMAFAKEPQIGWLLLGSHRAVFGSDFMGGVVREILDKARELPVHVAVVIHGGERPLDRVFAVVDRGTHGRAALDLALRVALRKKSGLHAVLVPGDGTAEDTELLDLIRDAGRALGRRLHTDVLSAPTAAQLARQTPGGLVIIATNLADKVGLSPEDLTDPKRCVVVVQGSDSAPVQFGAHAAEHHQTAKP, via the coding sequence ATGGCTGAAGGGCAGCCGCGAATTACCACAGCAGGCACGCGTGCCGTCGCTGCATACGGACTGATGATCAGCGGCGTGGTGCTGCTGTATTTGTGGATTCGCTCATACGGCGACACGCTGGGCGCGCCGCTGGCAAGCGGGAGCGCGGTCTTCGGCTCGGCCGCGTCGCGTGCAAAGGGAGGCGACCTGCTGCACGTGCTGCTCGCGCTGGTGGTGGTAATCGCGACCGCGCGCGCGATGGGTTCGATCTTCCGCAGCGTTGGTCAGCCACAGGTGATCGGCGAAATTCTCGCCGGGATCGTGCTCGGTCCTTCGCTGCTCGGGCGCCTCGCGCCGGGCGCGGAAGGATATCTCTTCCCGGCTACGGTGGGGCCGTTTCTCAATATAATCGCGCAGGTCGGCGTCATCCTTTACATGTTCCTCGTCGGGCTCGAGCTCGATCCCGCGCTGCTTCGCAAACGCGGCCATACAACAGTTGCGATCTCCCACGCGAGCATCGTGGCGCCATTCCTGCTCGGCGCGACGATCGCGCTCTACCTTTATCCAAAGCTCTCGACCCGCGACGTGCCGTTCACCTGCTTCTCGCTGTTTCTAGGCGTTTCCATGTCGGTGACGGCGTTTCCGGTGCTGGCGAGAATATTGACCGATCGCAGGATTCACAAAACCCGCATGGGTGCGATCGCGCTGACCTGCGCCGCCGTGGACGACGTGACGGCGTGGTGCATGCTCGCCTTCGTGGTCAGCGTGGCGCGGGCTCAGGCGGCGGGCGCGGTGACGACAATCGCGATGGCGATCGGCTTTATTGCGCTGATGATCGTCGTGGTGCGGCCCACGATGGTCCGGCTGTCGCTGGTGTATGGAAATCGCGGGCGGCTGACGCAGGGCGTGATGGCGGTGATATTCATTGCGCTGCTGATCTCCGCCTCAGCCACCGAATTGATCGGTATCCACGCCGTGTTCGGCGCGTTCGCGCTCGGGGCCGTGATTCCGCACGACAGCGGGATGGCGCGCGAGCTGACCGACCGCCTCGAAGACATCGTCATCGTCCTGTTGCTGCCCGCATTTTTCGCCTACACGGGACTGCGCACGCAGATCGGGCTGGTCAGCGGATTCGAGCAATGGATGATGTGCGCGCTCATCGTGGTCGTCGCGTCGGCGGGCAAGTTCGGCGGCAGCGTCGCGGCGGCGCGCATCACCGGACTCAACTGGCGCGACTCGTCGGCGCTCGGCGTGCTGATGAACACGCGCGGCCTGATGGAACTGATCGTGCTCAATATCGGGCTGGAGATGAACGTCATCTCGCCGACCCTGTTCGCGATGCTGGTGATCATGGCCCTGCTCACCACCTTTGCGACCACGCCAATTCTGCACCTGATCACGCGCCATCAAATTCCGCAGCTTCAGCCGTTTCCCGAGCTCGGCACGTTTTCGCCCGAGCCGATGGTCGCGTCGCAAACTCCGATTCGCGCGCCGCATCCCGCGCCGCATCCTGCGCCGCGGCCGGCGCAGCCGCCCACGCGCCCGATACTGGCCGCAACGGAGCACCGCGCGATCCTGGTGCCGGTGTCGAACCCTGAAGGCGTGGCCGTTCTGGTCGAACTCGCGCTGGCGGCGACACCGGACGACGCCCCGCCGCCGCGCGTGCTCGCTCTGGTGAAAACTCCGCCGGGCGGAGTGCGATCGGGACTGCGCGAGGCCGACCAGCGCGTGCCGCCCCGCTCTCCCGCGCTGGCGGCGGCGCTGGATCTCGCGCTCGAGCGCGGCAGCATCATTACGCCGCAGGCAGTCTGGACCACCGATCCCGCGGCGGACATCATGGCATTCGCCAAAGAACCGCAAATCGGATGGCTGCTGCTGGGATCGCATCGCGCGGTCTTCGGTTCCGACTTCATGGGCGGCGTGGTCCGCGAAATTCTGGACAAGGCCCGCGAGCTGCCGGTTCACGTCGCGGTCGTGATTCACGGCGGCGAGCGGCCGCTGGACCGGGTGTTTGCGGTAGTGGATCGGGGAACCCACGGGCGCGCGGCGCTCGATCTCGCCTTGCGAGTGGCGCTGCGCAAGAAGTCCGGCTTGCACGCGGTGCTGGTGCCCGGGGATGGAACCGCGGAGGATACCGAACTGCTCGATCTGATTCGCGACGCCGGCCGCGCGCTTGGACGCCGGCTGCATACCGACGTGCTCAGCGCGCCGACCGCGGCTCAGCTCGCGCGTCAGACGCCCGGCGGCCTCGTCATCATCGCGACCAACCTGGCCGACAAGGTCGGACTCTCGCCCGAGGATCTCACCGACCCCAAGCGATGCGTCGTGGTGGTGCAGGGATCAGACAGCGCTCCCGTCCAGTTCGGCGCGCACGCCGCAGAGCATCATCAAACCGCCAAGCCGTAG
- a CDS encoding S53 family serine peptidase, whose amino-acid sequence MGRTKTKIRSVAAAVISALAAATFATSADAAVGSVKILGNHPAEAAELAGQGSVASDRQLGMQLTLALHNRADLDRLLAAQQDPSSPQYHHWISTAEFDARFGPTGADVEKVSSWLAQSGFTVDSASTRTRTIKFHATAAVAQKKFGVSIAASPDGKYFANLEDPALPADIAPLVANLRGLSNMHASLAAVNTSELKPANADASPEIKFGKLKRFGPNDLYTFYDETPLLNDSVDGAGADCIAILEDSDFDWGSVAQFNTQFGLPSLSLTTVYADGSSPGENPYSPDYIEAELDAQYGHAAAPGAPMIAYVGNGIVAESEGSDPIIDALSRAVSDNSCGVISISFSLCGAEASLFTGTIDPLLAEAASHNVGVYVSSGDVGSQAIVFSAQTGGCVFAKERGVNELAADPHATGVGGTAFSPKYSKTGADRGHIKEHVWNDRTGASGGGQSAIFPKPSFQSSVIPADLNRDVPDISLAASPLKPGFSIYLDGILECCIGGTSLSTPYWAGIGELVAQQAGAARTGNINTRLYTLGALANPTVSGLRDVTKGSNGFHGVAGFKATKGYDKATGWGTPDIAVLVPALAGP is encoded by the coding sequence ATGGGAAGGACGAAGACGAAGATTCGCTCAGTAGCCGCGGCGGTAATTTCCGCGCTGGCTGCCGCGACCTTCGCGACCTCCGCCGATGCGGCGGTCGGCTCGGTCAAAATTTTGGGCAATCATCCCGCCGAGGCAGCCGAGCTCGCGGGTCAGGGGTCGGTCGCTTCGGATCGTCAACTCGGCATGCAGCTTACGCTCGCGCTGCATAACCGCGCCGATCTCGATCGCCTGCTGGCCGCGCAGCAGGACCCTTCATCGCCCCAGTATCACCATTGGATCTCCACCGCGGAGTTCGATGCGCGGTTCGGACCGACCGGCGCCGACGTTGAAAAGGTATCGAGCTGGCTGGCGCAGAGCGGATTCACCGTTGATTCGGCCAGCACGCGAACCCGCACGATCAAGTTTCACGCTACCGCTGCCGTCGCGCAGAAAAAATTCGGGGTGAGCATCGCAGCCAGCCCGGATGGAAAATATTTCGCCAATCTCGAAGACCCCGCCCTGCCGGCGGACATCGCGCCACTCGTCGCCAACCTCCGCGGCCTCTCGAACATGCATGCCTCGCTTGCCGCGGTGAACACCTCGGAGCTCAAGCCCGCCAACGCGGACGCGTCGCCTGAGATCAAGTTTGGCAAGCTCAAGCGCTTCGGTCCCAACGATCTCTATACCTTTTATGACGAGACGCCCCTGCTGAACGATAGCGTCGATGGCGCCGGCGCCGACTGCATCGCGATACTGGAAGATTCGGACTTCGACTGGGGGTCCGTGGCGCAATTCAATACTCAATTTGGGCTGCCGTCCCTGTCACTTACCACTGTGTATGCCGACGGATCATCCCCGGGAGAGAATCCTTATAGTCCTGATTACATTGAAGCGGAGCTCGACGCCCAGTATGGTCACGCGGCGGCGCCCGGCGCGCCGATGATCGCCTACGTCGGAAACGGAATCGTCGCCGAGTCCGAAGGAAGCGACCCTATAATCGACGCGCTCTCGCGCGCGGTGTCTGACAATTCCTGCGGCGTCATCAGTATCAGTTTCAGCCTGTGCGGCGCCGAGGCATCGCTGTTCACCGGTACGATCGATCCGCTATTGGCCGAGGCCGCGTCGCATAACGTGGGCGTGTACGTCTCATCGGGCGATGTAGGCTCCCAGGCAATCGTCTTCTCCGCCCAGACCGGCGGATGCGTGTTTGCGAAAGAGCGCGGAGTCAATGAGCTCGCGGCCGATCCGCATGCTACCGGGGTCGGAGGGACCGCCTTCAGTCCCAAATACTCCAAGACCGGCGCCGACCGTGGCCACATCAAGGAACACGTCTGGAATGATCGCACGGGAGCCAGCGGCGGCGGCCAAAGCGCGATATTTCCCAAGCCGTCGTTCCAATCCAGCGTGATTCCCGCGGACTTGAATCGCGATGTCCCCGACATTTCGCTGGCGGCCAGTCCGCTCAAGCCCGGCTTTTCCATCTACCTCGACGGAATACTCGAATGCTGCATCGGTGGCACCAGCCTGAGCACTCCGTACTGGGCGGGAATCGGAGAGCTGGTCGCTCAGCAGGCTGGAGCTGCGCGAACCGGAAATATCAATACGAGACTCTACACTCTGGGTGCGCTCGCAAACCCCACAGTGTCGGGACTTCGCGACGTCACCAAGGGCTCAAACGGCTTCCACGGCGTGGCGGGATTCAAGGCAACCAAGGGTTACGACAAGGCGACTGGATGGGGCACGCCGGACATCGCGGTCCTGGTGCCGGCGCTGGCGGGCCCCTAA